A region from the Aegilops tauschii subsp. strangulata cultivar AL8/78 chromosome 5, Aet v6.0, whole genome shotgun sequence genome encodes:
- the LOC109765145 gene encoding LOW QUALITY PROTEIN: putative B3 domain-containing protein Os04g0347400 (The sequence of the model RefSeq protein was modified relative to this genomic sequence to represent the inferred CDS: substituted 1 base at 1 genomic stop codon) produces the protein MGSSGNYGMRTKMQQMVKLTASKYLRINDETARWFDTGDRGAEHKAHIMSPFGKKPWGITVGRDSNGSFLGDGWPQFVAAHGIGVGCYLVFKHVLRGTVTLKVFDDGFVIKPFGLTITVLSPPEIENAFARKPQFIVPFQTSFKEKMPIPPEFLRRGYISEEDLNRPKPAAIFSTSWHIDLEKDGPNVFFAGPLWPKFLEHKNLSETHVLLIKYHGRMTFSLETYGHGNNEHIEXETSSSQQSEQSPGAQSQEEEHVSTPKTPKRKRSKSERMVESPTTSGHLNKKTKCVYELGSAGSQAWLRKTISSGSVLKKCSLPRPFGFVESCKIALKPMESDNSWEVEGVALSPGTRKATNRLVTGWPKFCKENGLKAGDTCTFKVVDSTLWHVVIDRC, from the exons ATGGGATCGTCCGGCAACTATGGCATGCGAACCAAGATGCAGCAGATGGTGAAACTGACTGCTTCCAAGTATCTT CGCATCAACGATGAGACCGCTCGGTGGTTCGATACCGGAGATCGTGGCGCTGAACATAAGGCCCACATCATGAGTCCGTTCGGCAAGAAACCCTGGGGCATCACCGTCGGCCGAGACTCCAACGGCTCGTTCCTGGGTGATGGGTGGCCACAGTTTGTTGCCGCGCACGGCATTGGCGTCGGCTGCTACTTGGTGTTCAAGCATGTATTGCGCGGCACGGTCACCCTAAAGGTGTTCGACGACGGCTTTGTTATTAAACCATTCGGCCTAACAATTACTG TTTTGAGCCCACCTGAGATCGAGAATGCATTTGCTCGTAAGCCCCAGTTCATTGTGCCATTTCAGACAAGTTTCAAGGAAAAGATG CCTATCCCTCCTGAGTTTCTGCGGCGAGGATACATCTCAGAAGAAGACCTGAACAGACCGAAACCGGCAGCCATTTTTTCAACATCCTGGCATATCGACCTCGAGAAGGATGGCCCGAATGTCTTCTTCGCCGGACCCTTATGGCCAAAGTTTCTGGAACACAAAAACCTGTCTGAAACTCATGTCCTGCTGATCAAGTATCACGGGCGCATGACCTTCTCATTGGAGACCTATGGACATGGGAATAATGAGCACATTGAGTAAGAAACAAGCTCGTCTCAGCAAAGCGAGCAAT CTCCTGGAGCACAAAGCCAAGAGGAAGAACATGTTTCCACTCCGAAAACTCCGAAAAGGAAACGTAGCAAAAGCGAAAGGATGGTAGAAAGCCCAACAACTTCAGGGCACCTAAACAAGAAGACAAAGTGTGTCTATGAGCTTGGATCTGCAGGGTCGCAGGCTTGGTTAAGGAAGACGATCAGCAGCGGTTCTGTGCTTAAAAAATGT AGTTTGCCACGGCCCTTCGGATTCGTGGAGAGTTGCAAGATCGCGCTCAAGCCCATGGAGAGCGACAATTCTTGGGAGGTGGAAGGTGTGGCCTTGTCTCCGGGCACCAGAAAGGCTACGAATAGGCTTGTAACAGGCTGGCCAAAATTCTGCAAGGAGAACGGGCTCAAGGCAGGAGACACCTGCACTTTCAAAGTCGTCGACAGCACGCTGTGGCATGTTGTCATCGACCGCTGCTAA
- the LOC109765142 gene encoding kinetochore protein NDC80 homolog encodes MRRGRGGGGGGGRHPKAPSSSAAVDRTPMTDQPLYPRNLDHAFSRRDSDAFSVCSSMGTAPSHAAPITSLSDRASQAAALRAVNAYLAPAAIHLRPPLPPAKDIVAAFHHLADRLRYPLKAAAWEDDLLALLRSLGCPYKVTRSALKAPGTPHSWPPLLSVLYWLTLLCRATDGLAASPPPSTDLMTYITESYYLFLTGEDDAVAALDDDYHSKARAQVGALGVAIQDLEKEVQDLEAKRSKQMSAPSRLKALEEKKDAFTADVQKFEAVVKSWSTKIKEKEDALVEKEKELEAKVMNCQQTMAENEELLKQVETQVVNVRDVDRMAREMQAVEHDIAKLENANAVLEEKGWELEAALVSKLEEIEGLAELCNQSLRKLKPSIDFQFEVNAKGSSPAEILGTTYKTTLKPALNALANETKRLIISKRDESIDLQKQLQGIAKMLEEKRSHVSVLQAKHNEMTGQLDSLDREIQTHVSRCAADARKLKDELEKKEHHMSTVEKEAEEFLKNSEEGLQAALRETDEETQMCARELLKLIDSIAEYKEFVEQSTAEMKKDLYECVDDIASLSVKIV; translated from the exons AtgcggcgcgggcgcggcggcggcggcggcggcgggcggcaccCGAAGGCCCCCTCCTCCTCGGCGGCCGTGGACCGCACTCCGATGACGGACCAGCCGCTCTACCCGCGGAACCTCGACCACGCCTTCTCCCGCCGCGACTCGGACGCCTTCAGCGTCTGCTCCTCCATGGGCACGGCGCCCTCCCACGCCGCCCCCATCACCAGCCTCTCCGACCGCGCCTCCCAggccgccgccctccgcgccgtcAACGCCTACCTCGCCCCCGCCGCCATCCACCTCCGCCCGCCCCTCCCGCCCGCCAAGGACATCGTCGCCGCCTTCCACCACCTCGCCGACCGCCTCCGCTACCCCCTCAAGGCCGCCGCCTGGGAGGACGACCTCCTCGCCCTCCTCCGCTCCCTCGGATGCCCCTACAAGGTCACCAGATCCGCCCTCAAGGCCCCCGGCACCCCGCACTCCTGGCCGCCGCTCCTCTCCGTCCTCTACTGGCTCACCCTCCTCTGCCGCGCCACCGACGGCCTCGCCGCGTCCCCTCCCCCCTCCACTGACCTCATGACCTACATCACCGAGAGCTACTACCTGTTCCTCACTGGCGAGGatgacgccgtcgccgccctcgacgaCGACTACCACTCCAAGGCCCGCGCCCAAGTCGGTGCGTTGGGGGTGGCCATTCAGGACCTGGAGAAGGAGGTTCAGGATCTCGAGGCCAAGCGGAGCAAGCAAATGTCGGCGCCCTCTCGCCTCAAGGCGCTGGAGGAGAAGAAGGATGCATTTACTGCCGACGTTCAGAAGTTCGAGGCAGTGGTCAAGAGCTGGTCCACCAAGATCAAGGAGAAGGAAGATGCCTTGGTGGAGAAGGAGAAGGAGCTGGAGGCCAAGGTGATGAATTGCCAGCAGACGATGGCCGAGAATGAGGAGCTGCTGAAACAGGTGGAGACGCAGGTGGTCAATGTCAGAGATGTCGATAGGATGGCTAGGGAGATGCAAGCGGTGGAGCATGATATTGCCAAGTTGGAGAATGCCAATGCTGTACTGGAGGAGAAGGGGTGGGAACTTGAAGCTGCACTTGTCAGCAAGCTCGAGGAGATCGAGGGCCTTGCCGAGCTGTGCAACCAGTCCCTCAGGAA GTTGAAACCCAGTATTGATTTCCAGTTCGAGGTAAATGCAAAAGGATCCTCCCCGGCTGAGATCCTTGGTACAACCTACAAAACCACCCTGAAGCCCGCGCTCAATGCTCTTGCTAATGAGACTAAACGGCTAATTATCTCAAAGCGTGATGAGTCAATTGATCTACAAAAGCAGTTGCAAGGAATTGCTAAAATGCTGGAGGAGAAAAGGAGCCATGTTTCTGTTCTACAGGCTAAACATAATGAG ATGACTGGTCAGCTGGATTCACTGGATCGTGAAATCCAAACTCACGTTTCACGCTGCGCAGCCGATGCTAGAAAATTGAAAGACGAGCTAGAGAAAAAGGAACATCACATGAGCACCGTTGAGAAGGAGGCAGAAGAGTTTTTGaag AACTCGGAAGAGGGTCTCCAGGCCGCATTGAGGGAGACCGACGAAGAAACCCAGATGTGCGCGAGGGAGCTGCTTAAGCTCATCGATTCAATCGCGGAGTACAAGGAGTTTGTGGAACAGTCGACTGCCGAGATGAAGAAAGACCTCTATGAATGCGTGGACGACATAGCTTCGCTGTCAGTCAAGATAGTCTGA
- the LOC109765141 gene encoding uncharacterized protein isoform X1 encodes MAKEGAGGGPDWNGLLKWSLAHGSDGTNPPRALSEEDRKWFMEAMRANTIDVVGRMKEIAQVMKTPDDVLQSHGVNPENIEGTFSDMLDELQEHVESIDMANDLHSIGGLDPLLGYLKNSHAGIRAKAAEVVSTVVQNNPKSQQLVMESNGLEPLLTNFRSDPSTTARTKALGAISSLIRNNQSGLAAFRLGNGHAALKDALGSDDARLQRKALHLTQYLLNNKADRNVAAEIGLPNQLIHLASSDDSGVREAALGGLLELARDKTPAASNALPDQDKLKDVLKSRIEGISAMDADDLQAAREERQLVDSLWKECYGEPSSLREKGLVVLPGEDGPQQPPPDVAGKMFEPPLRAWAAPRPAPAEDSDSGSGKKDPPLLLGP; translated from the exons ATGGCCAAGGAAGGAGCAGGAGGCGGGCCCGACTGGAACGGCCTGCTCAAGTGGAGCCTCGCCCACGGCAGCGACGGCACCAACCCGCCCCGCGCGCTCAG CGAGGAGGACAGGAAATGGTTTATGGAGGCGATGCGGGCGAACACAATCGATGTCGTCGGCAGGATGAAGGAGATAGCCCAGGTGATGAAAACCCCTGATGATGTGTTGCAGTCTCATGGCGTGAATCCAGAGAACATTGAAGGTACCTTCTCAG ATATGCTTGATGAGTTACAAGAGCATGTGGAATCCATTGATATGGCAAATG ATCTTCATTCTATTGGTGGACTAGATCCTCTACTTGGTTACTTGAAAAATTCACATGCTGGCATCCGAGCAAAGGCAGCAGAAGTTGTCAGTACGGTTGTCCAGAATAACCCGAAAAGCCAGCAACTTGTCATGGAATCTAATGGACTGGAGCCGCTATTGACAAACTTCAGGTCTGATCCTAGCACGACTGCACGCACAAAAGCTCTTGGAGCTATCTCTT CTCTGATTCGCAATAACCAGTCCGGTCTTGCTGCATTTCGTCTAGGAAATGGACATGCTGCACTGAAAGATGCACTTGGTTCTGATGATGCTAGACTTCAGAG GAAAGCTCTGCATCTCACACAGTACCTGCTGAACAATAAGGCGGATAGGAACGTCGCTGCAGAGATTGGTCTTCCGAATCAACTGATACACCTCGCATCCAGTGACGATTCTGGAGTCCGGGAGGCTGCCCTGGGCGGCCTTCTTGAGCTGGCACGCGACAAGACACCAGCTGCCAGCAACGCTCTACCTGATCAGGACAAGCTGAAAGACGTCCTGAAGAGCCGAATCGAAGGCATAAGCGCAATGGACGCCGACGACCTCCAAGCAGCCCGTGAGGAGCGGCAACTGGTGGACTCCCTCTGGAAGGAGTGCTACGGCGAGCCGTCGTCTCTCAGGGAGAAGGGCCTGGTGGTGCTCCCGGGGGAGGACGGGCCGCAGCAGCCGCCGCCGGACGTCGCGGGGAAGATGTTCGAGCCGCCGCTCCGCGCGTGGGCCGCTCCGAGGCCTGCTCCAGCGGAGGACTCCGATTCGGGCAGCGGGAAGAAGGATCCGCCCCTGCTGCTAGGGCCGTGA
- the LOC109765143 gene encoding uncharacterized protein has protein sequence MASHIYATSLSYLPKGLEPSKKGVDVASQPSAMDTDDFQAVLERMLQLRLDCPPDGDGVTAPPYAPAQPAAADDDHAKVKQSAAEWTEVLVGEMASAASMDDARRRAAKILEAFGGAVCTRAARVVADKDRELENIRRQNTILKKAVLLQHRQHLEDEAKGRELQGQVAQHREQVRQLEADKYVLSMHLRNAGGGASMPGNFNPEVF, from the coding sequence ATGGCTTCCCATATATACGCGACCAGCCTCTCATACCTGCCAAAAGGACTCGAGCCGAGCAAAAAGGGAGTAGACGTCGCCAGCCAGccgtccgccatggacacggacGACTTCCAAGCGGTGCTGGAGAGGATGCTCCAGCTGCGCCTGGATTGCCCGCCGGACGGCGACGGGGTCACCGCTCCTCCGTACGCCCCGGCGCAGCCCGCCGCCGCAGACGACGACCATGCAAAAGTAAAACAATCGGCGGCTGAATGGACGGAGGTCCTGGTGGGCGAGATGGCGAGCGCCGCTTCCATGGACGACGCCCGGCGCCGCGCCGCAAAGATCCTCGAGGCCTTCGGGGGCGCCGTCTGCACTCGCGCCGCGCGTGTCGTCGCCGATAAGGACCGGGAGCTGGAAAACATCCGGCGGCAGAACACCATCCTGAAGAAGGCGGTGCTGCTCCAGCACCGGCAGCACTTGGAGGACGAGGCGAAGGGCAGGGAGCTCCAGGGCCAGGTCGCCCAGCACCGGGAGCAGGTCCGGCAGCTCGAGGCGGACAAGTATGTGCTGTCCATGCACCTCAGGAACGCGGGCGGCGGGGCGTCCATGCCTGGGAACTTCAACCCGGAGGTTTTCTGA
- the LOC109765141 gene encoding uncharacterized protein isoform X2 → MAKEGAGGGPDWNGLLKWSLAHGSDGTNPPRALSEEDRKWFMEAMRANTIDVVGRMKEIAQVMKTPDDVLQSHGVNPENIEDMLDELQEHVESIDMANDLHSIGGLDPLLGYLKNSHAGIRAKAAEVVSTVVQNNPKSQQLVMESNGLEPLLTNFRSDPSTTARTKALGAISSLIRNNQSGLAAFRLGNGHAALKDALGSDDARLQRKALHLTQYLLNNKADRNVAAEIGLPNQLIHLASSDDSGVREAALGGLLELARDKTPAASNALPDQDKLKDVLKSRIEGISAMDADDLQAAREERQLVDSLWKECYGEPSSLREKGLVVLPGEDGPQQPPPDVAGKMFEPPLRAWAAPRPAPAEDSDSGSGKKDPPLLLGP, encoded by the exons ATGGCCAAGGAAGGAGCAGGAGGCGGGCCCGACTGGAACGGCCTGCTCAAGTGGAGCCTCGCCCACGGCAGCGACGGCACCAACCCGCCCCGCGCGCTCAG CGAGGAGGACAGGAAATGGTTTATGGAGGCGATGCGGGCGAACACAATCGATGTCGTCGGCAGGATGAAGGAGATAGCCCAGGTGATGAAAACCCCTGATGATGTGTTGCAGTCTCATGGCGTGAATCCAGAGAACATTGAAG ATATGCTTGATGAGTTACAAGAGCATGTGGAATCCATTGATATGGCAAATG ATCTTCATTCTATTGGTGGACTAGATCCTCTACTTGGTTACTTGAAAAATTCACATGCTGGCATCCGAGCAAAGGCAGCAGAAGTTGTCAGTACGGTTGTCCAGAATAACCCGAAAAGCCAGCAACTTGTCATGGAATCTAATGGACTGGAGCCGCTATTGACAAACTTCAGGTCTGATCCTAGCACGACTGCACGCACAAAAGCTCTTGGAGCTATCTCTT CTCTGATTCGCAATAACCAGTCCGGTCTTGCTGCATTTCGTCTAGGAAATGGACATGCTGCACTGAAAGATGCACTTGGTTCTGATGATGCTAGACTTCAGAG GAAAGCTCTGCATCTCACACAGTACCTGCTGAACAATAAGGCGGATAGGAACGTCGCTGCAGAGATTGGTCTTCCGAATCAACTGATACACCTCGCATCCAGTGACGATTCTGGAGTCCGGGAGGCTGCCCTGGGCGGCCTTCTTGAGCTGGCACGCGACAAGACACCAGCTGCCAGCAACGCTCTACCTGATCAGGACAAGCTGAAAGACGTCCTGAAGAGCCGAATCGAAGGCATAAGCGCAATGGACGCCGACGACCTCCAAGCAGCCCGTGAGGAGCGGCAACTGGTGGACTCCCTCTGGAAGGAGTGCTACGGCGAGCCGTCGTCTCTCAGGGAGAAGGGCCTGGTGGTGCTCCCGGGGGAGGACGGGCCGCAGCAGCCGCCGCCGGACGTCGCGGGGAAGATGTTCGAGCCGCCGCTCCGCGCGTGGGCCGCTCCGAGGCCTGCTCCAGCGGAGGACTCCGATTCGGGCAGCGGGAAGAAGGATCCGCCCCTGCTGCTAGGGCCGTGA